The following proteins are co-located in the Streptomyces bottropensis ATCC 25435 genome:
- the efp gene encoding elongation factor P has product MASTNDLKNGLVLKLDGGQLWSVVEFQHVKPGKGPAFVRTKLKNVLSGKVVDKTFNAGVKVETATVDKRDMQFSYMDGEYFVFMDMETYDQLMVDRKAVGDAANFLIEGFTATVAQHEGEVLFVELPAAVELVIQETEPGVQGDRSTGGTKPATLETGHQIQVPLFITTGEKIKVDTRTSDYLGRVNS; this is encoded by the coding sequence GTGGCTTCCACGAACGACCTCAAGAACGGCCTGGTGCTCAAGCTCGACGGGGGCCAGCTCTGGTCCGTCGTCGAGTTCCAGCACGTCAAGCCCGGCAAGGGCCCGGCCTTCGTGCGCACCAAGCTCAAGAACGTGCTCTCCGGCAAGGTCGTCGACAAGACGTTCAACGCCGGCGTCAAGGTCGAGACGGCCACTGTCGACAAGCGCGACATGCAGTTCTCCTACATGGACGGCGAGTACTTCGTCTTCATGGACATGGAGACCTACGACCAGCTCATGGTCGACCGCAAGGCCGTCGGCGACGCCGCCAACTTCCTGATCGAGGGCTTCACCGCCACCGTCGCGCAGCACGAGGGCGAGGTGCTCTTCGTCGAGCTGCCGGCCGCCGTCGAGCTTGTGATCCAGGAGACCGAGCCGGGTGTCCAGGGCGACCGCTCCACCGGTGGCACCAAGCCCGCCACCCTGGAGACCGGTCACCAGATCCAGGTGCCCCTGTTCATCACCACGGGCGAGAAGATCAAGGTCGACACCCGCACGAGCGACTACCTCGGCCGGGTGAACAGCTAA
- the bldD gene encoding transcriptional regulator BldD, whose translation MSSEYAKQLGAKLRAIRTQQGLSLHGVEEKSQGRWKAVVVGSYERGDRAVTVQRLAELADFYGVPVQELLPGTTPGGAAEPPPKLVLDLERLAHVPAEKAGPLQRYAATIQSQRGDYNGKVLSIRQDDLRTLAVIYDQSPSVLTEQLISWGVLDADARRAVTHEDA comes from the coding sequence ATGTCCAGCGAATACGCCAAACAGCTCGGGGCCAAGCTCCGGGCCATCCGCACCCAGCAGGGCCTTTCCCTCCACGGTGTCGAGGAGAAGTCCCAGGGACGCTGGAAGGCGGTCGTGGTCGGTTCGTACGAGCGCGGCGACCGCGCCGTCACCGTGCAGCGCCTCGCGGAGCTGGCGGACTTCTACGGGGTCCCCGTGCAGGAACTGCTTCCCGGTACGACCCCGGGCGGCGCCGCCGAGCCGCCGCCGAAGCTCGTCCTGGACCTGGAGCGTCTGGCCCACGTGCCGGCCGAGAAGGCGGGCCCGCTGCAGCGTTACGCGGCGACGATCCAGTCCCAGCGCGGTGACTACAACGGCAAGGTGCTCTCGATCCGTCAGGACGACCTGCGCACACTCGCCGTCATCTACGATCAGTCCCCCTCGGTCCTCACCGAGCAGCTGATCAGCTGGGGCGTCCTGGACGCGGACGCGCGCCGCGCGGTCACCCACGAGGACGCCTGA
- the carB gene encoding carbamoyl-phosphate synthase large subunit, which translates to MPKRTDIQSVLVIGSGPIVIGQAAEFDYSGTQACRVLRAEGLRVILVNSNPATIMTDPEIADATYVEPITPEFVEKIIAKERPDTLLPTLGGQTALNTAISLHEAGTLEKYGVELIGANVEAINKGEDRDLFKDVVEAVRAKIGHGESARSVICHSMDDVLGGVETLGGYPVVVRPSFTMGGAGSGFAHDEEELRRIAGQGLTLSPTTEVLLEESILGWKEYELELMRDKNDNVVVVCSIENFDPMGVHTGDSITVAPAMTLTDREYQVLRDVGIAIIREVGVDTGGCNIQFAVNPEDGRVIVIEMNPRVSRSSALASKATGFPIAKIAAKLAVGYTLDEIPNDITEKTPASFEPTLDYVVVKAPRFAFEKFPSADSSLTTTMKSVGEAMAIGRNFTEALQKALRSLEKKGSQFTFVGEPGDRAELLREAVRPTDGRINTVMQAIRAGATPEEVFEATKIDPWFVDQLFLIKEIADELAQAGKLDPELLAEAKRHGFSDQQIAEIRGLREDVVREVRHALGVRPVYKTVDTCAAEFAARTPYFYSSYDEETEVAPREKPAVIILGSGPNRIGQGIEFDYSCVHASFALSEAGYETVMVNCNPETVSTDYDTSDRLYFEPLTLEDVLEIVHAESLAGPIAGVVVQLGGQTPLGLAQALKDNGVPIVGTPPEAIHAAEDRGAFGQVLAEAGLPAPKHGTATTFAGAKAIADEIGYPVLVRPSYVLGGRGMEIVYDEARLESYIAESTEISPSRPVLVDRFLDDAIEIDVDALYDGHELYLGGVMEHIEEAGIHSGDSACALPPITLGGFDIKRLRASTEAIAKGVGVRGLINIQFAMAGDILYVLEANPRASRTVPFTSKATAVPLAKAAARISLGATVAELRAEGLLPAKGDGGELPLDAPISVKEAVMPWSRFRDIHGRGVDTILGPEMRSTGEVMGIDSVFGTAYAKSQAGAYGPLPTKGRAFISVANRDKRSMIFPARELVAHGFELLATSGTAEVLRRNGINATVVRKQSEGTGPNGEKTIVQLIHDGEVDLIVNTPYGTGGRLDGYDIRTAAVARSVPCLTTVQALAAAVQGIDALNHGDVGVRSLQEHAEHLIAARD; encoded by the coding sequence GTGCCTAAGCGCACCGATATCCAGTCCGTCCTGGTCATCGGCTCCGGCCCGATCGTCATCGGCCAGGCCGCCGAGTTCGACTACTCCGGCACCCAGGCGTGCCGCGTCCTGCGGGCCGAGGGCCTCAGGGTGATCCTCGTCAACTCCAACCCGGCGACGATCATGACCGACCCGGAGATCGCCGACGCCACGTACGTCGAGCCGATCACCCCGGAGTTCGTCGAGAAGATCATCGCCAAGGAGCGCCCGGACACCCTCCTGCCGACCCTCGGCGGTCAGACGGCCCTCAACACGGCCATCTCGCTGCACGAGGCCGGGACGCTGGAGAAGTACGGCGTCGAGCTGATCGGCGCCAACGTCGAGGCGATCAACAAGGGCGAGGACCGCGACCTCTTCAAGGACGTCGTCGAGGCCGTCCGCGCCAAGATCGGGCACGGCGAGTCCGCCCGCTCGGTCATCTGCCACTCCATGGACGACGTGCTGGGCGGCGTCGAGACGCTCGGCGGCTACCCGGTCGTCGTCCGCCCCTCCTTCACCATGGGCGGCGCCGGCTCCGGCTTCGCCCACGACGAGGAGGAGCTGCGCCGCATCGCCGGCCAGGGCCTCACCCTCTCGCCGACCACCGAGGTGCTCCTGGAGGAGTCCATCCTCGGCTGGAAGGAGTACGAGCTGGAGCTGATGCGCGACAAGAACGACAACGTCGTGGTCGTCTGCTCCATCGAGAACTTCGACCCCATGGGCGTGCACACCGGCGACTCGATCACCGTCGCGCCCGCGATGACGCTGACCGACCGCGAGTACCAGGTGCTGCGTGACGTCGGCATCGCGATCATCCGCGAGGTCGGCGTCGACACCGGCGGCTGCAACATCCAGTTCGCGGTGAACCCCGAGGACGGTCGGGTGATCGTCATCGAGATGAACCCGCGGGTGTCGCGGTCGTCGGCGCTCGCCTCCAAGGCGACCGGTTTCCCGATCGCCAAGATCGCCGCCAAGCTGGCCGTCGGCTACACGCTCGACGAGATCCCGAACGACATCACCGAGAAGACCCCGGCCTCCTTCGAGCCGACGCTCGACTACGTCGTCGTGAAGGCCCCGCGGTTCGCCTTCGAGAAGTTCCCCTCCGCCGACTCCTCCCTGACCACGACCATGAAGTCGGTGGGCGAGGCCATGGCGATCGGGCGCAACTTCACCGAGGCGCTGCAGAAGGCGCTGCGGTCGCTGGAGAAGAAGGGCAGCCAGTTCACGTTCGTCGGCGAGCCCGGCGACAGGGCCGAGCTGCTGCGCGAGGCCGTCAGGCCGACCGACGGCCGTATCAACACGGTCATGCAGGCCATCCGTGCGGGCGCCACGCCCGAGGAGGTCTTCGAGGCCACGAAGATCGACCCCTGGTTCGTCGACCAGCTCTTCCTGATCAAGGAGATCGCCGACGAGCTTGCCCAGGCCGGCAAGCTCGATCCGGAGCTTCTGGCGGAGGCCAAGCGGCACGGCTTCTCCGACCAGCAGATCGCCGAGATCCGCGGGCTGCGCGAGGACGTCGTGCGCGAGGTGCGGCACGCGCTGGGCGTGCGCCCGGTGTACAAGACGGTCGACACCTGCGCCGCCGAGTTCGCGGCGAGGACGCCGTACTTCTACTCCTCGTACGACGAGGAGACCGAGGTGGCCCCGCGCGAGAAGCCGGCCGTGATCATCCTCGGTTCCGGCCCGAACCGCATCGGCCAGGGCATCGAGTTCGACTACTCCTGCGTCCACGCCTCCTTCGCGCTGAGCGAGGCGGGCTACGAGACCGTGATGGTCAACTGCAATCCCGAGACCGTCTCCACGGACTACGACACCTCCGACCGCCTGTACTTCGAGCCGCTCACGCTCGAAGACGTGCTGGAGATCGTCCACGCCGAGTCGCTGGCCGGCCCGATCGCGGGCGTCGTCGTCCAGCTCGGCGGCCAGACCCCCCTGGGCCTGGCACAGGCGCTCAAGGACAACGGCGTACCCATCGTCGGCACGCCCCCGGAGGCCATCCACGCCGCCGAGGACCGCGGCGCCTTCGGCCAGGTCCTCGCCGAGGCCGGCCTGCCCGCGCCGAAGCACGGCACCGCGACCACCTTCGCCGGCGCCAAGGCCATCGCCGACGAGATCGGCTATCCGGTCCTCGTCCGGCCGTCGTACGTACTCGGCGGACGCGGCATGGAGATCGTGTACGACGAGGCCCGCCTGGAGTCGTACATCGCCGAGTCGACCGAGATCAGCCCCTCCCGGCCGGTCCTCGTCGACCGCTTCCTCGACGACGCGATCGAGATCGACGTCGACGCGCTCTACGACGGCCACGAGCTGTACCTCGGCGGTGTGATGGAGCACATCGAGGAGGCCGGCATCCACTCCGGCGACTCGGCGTGCGCCCTGCCCCCGATCACCCTCGGCGGCTTCGACATCAAGCGCCTGCGGGCCTCCACCGAGGCCATCGCCAAGGGTGTCGGCGTGCGCGGCCTCATCAACATCCAGTTCGCGATGGCCGGGGACATCCTCTACGTCCTGGAGGCCAACCCGCGTGCCTCCCGCACCGTCCCCTTCACCTCGAAGGCGACCGCGGTGCCGCTGGCCAAGGCCGCCGCCCGGATCTCGCTGGGCGCCACCGTGGCCGAACTGCGGGCGGAGGGTCTGCTCCCGGCCAAGGGCGACGGCGGCGAGCTGCCGCTCGACGCGCCGATCTCCGTCAAGGAGGCGGTCATGCCGTGGTCGCGCTTCCGCGACATCCACGGGCGCGGCGTCGACACGATCCTCGGCCCGGAGATGCGTTCCACCGGCGAGGTCATGGGCATCGACTCCGTCTTCGGCACGGCGTACGCCAAGTCGCAGGCCGGCGCCTACGGGCCGTTGCCCACCAAGGGGCGCGCGTTCATCTCGGTCGCCAACCGCGACAAGCGTTCGATGATCTTCCCGGCGCGTGAGCTGGTCGCCCACGGCTTCGAGCTGCTCGCGACGTCCGGCACGGCCGAGGTGCTCCGGCGCAACGGCATCAACGCCACCGTCGTCCGCAAGCAGTCCGAGGGCACCGGTCCGAACGGCGAGAAGACCATCGTCCAGCTCATCCACGACGGCGAGGTCGACCTCATCGTCAACACCCCGTACGGCACCGGCGGCCGCCTCGACGGCTACGACATCCGTACGGCGGCCGTGGCCCGGTCCGTGCCCTGCCTGACGACCGTCCAGGCGCTCGCCGCCGCCGTCCAGGGCATCGACGCGCTCAACCACGGCGACGTGGGCGTGCGCTCGCTCCAGGAACACGCCGAACACCTGATCGCGGCCCGCGACTAG
- a CDS encoding aminopeptidase P family protein, translated as MSEVYAARRARLRERCQAGGSPTALVTRPANVRYLAGAAPRGAVLLLGRSEDVLLCGAPPSGEIGEGRPDDAVRVQVLPRPGGDPAVAAAGLVTALGAESLAVEEHHLTMARCRAIRSVAPRLRLADLGGAVEQLRVIKDEEEVSCLRIGAEIADQALGELLESILVGRTERHLALELERRLVDHGADGPAFPTSVAAGPNSGRPGHRPTDRRVEEGDFLSVCLGATYRGYRCEIGRTFVIGTSPADWQIELYDLVFAAQRAGREALAPGAAYRAVDRAARQVLDSAGYGESLPVMMGHGVGLEIDEDPQLAPAAMGKLDACVPVTVEPGVHLPGRGGVRIDDTLVVRPEADGGPELLTITTKELLAL; from the coding sequence ATGTCTGAGGTCTACGCGGCCCGCAGAGCCCGGCTGAGAGAACGCTGCCAAGCCGGCGGCAGCCCCACCGCACTCGTGACCCGCCCGGCCAACGTCCGCTACCTCGCGGGAGCGGCGCCGCGGGGCGCGGTGCTGCTGCTCGGCAGGAGCGAGGACGTCCTGCTGTGCGGCGCACCGCCGAGCGGCGAGATCGGCGAGGGCCGGCCCGACGACGCCGTACGCGTCCAGGTGCTGCCACGGCCCGGCGGCGACCCGGCGGTCGCGGCCGCCGGTCTGGTGACGGCCCTCGGTGCCGAGTCCCTGGCCGTGGAGGAGCACCACCTCACCATGGCCCGCTGCAGAGCCATCCGCTCGGTCGCGCCCCGGCTGCGGCTCGCCGACCTCGGCGGCGCCGTGGAGCAGCTGAGGGTGATCAAGGACGAGGAGGAGGTCTCCTGTCTGCGGATCGGCGCGGAGATCGCCGACCAGGCCCTGGGCGAGCTGCTCGAATCCATCCTCGTCGGCCGCACCGAGCGCCACCTCGCCCTGGAGCTGGAGCGCCGCCTCGTCGACCACGGCGCCGACGGCCCGGCCTTCCCCACCTCCGTCGCCGCCGGCCCGAACTCCGGCCGCCCCGGCCACCGACCGACCGATCGCCGGGTGGAGGAGGGCGACTTCCTCTCCGTCTGTCTCGGCGCGACCTATCGCGGCTACCGGTGCGAGATCGGCCGTACGTTCGTGATCGGCACCTCGCCGGCCGACTGGCAGATCGAGCTGTACGACCTGGTCTTCGCAGCCCAGCGCGCCGGACGGGAGGCCCTGGCACCCGGTGCGGCCTACCGGGCCGTGGACCGCGCGGCCCGCCAGGTCCTGGACTCCGCGGGGTACGGAGAGAGCCTGCCGGTGATGATGGGGCACGGGGTCGGACTCGAAATCGACGAGGACCCGCAGTTGGCCCCCGCGGCCATGGGTAAACTGGACGCTTGCGTGCCGGTCACCGTCGAACCGGGGGTCCACCTCCCGGGCCGGGGCGGAGTCCGGATCGATGACACGCTCGTCGTACGCCCCGAGGCGGACGGCGGACCCGAGCTACTCACCATCACGACCAAGGAGCTGCTCGCGCTCTAG
- a CDS encoding aspartate carbamoyltransferase catalytic subunit: MQRHLISAADLTRDDAVLILDTAEEMARVADRPIKKLPTLRGRTIVNLFFEDSTRTRISFEAAEKRLSADVINFTAKGSSVSKGESLKDTAQTLEAMGVDAVVIRHGASGAPYRLATSGWIDAAVINAGDGTHQHPTQALLDAFTMRRRLVGRDAGLGQDLSGKRITLVGDVLHSRVARSNVDLLHTLGAQVTLVAPPTLVPVGVHAWPCEVSYDLDSTLAKSDAVMMLRVQRERMNAAFFPTEREYSRRYGLDGDRMARMPEHAIVMHPGPMVRGMEITAEVADSDRCTVVEQVANGVSIRMAVLYLLLGGNEPAVTHTRTTEEK; encoded by the coding sequence ATGCAGCGTCATCTCATCTCGGCCGCCGACCTCACCCGCGACGACGCCGTCCTGATCCTCGACACCGCCGAGGAGATGGCCCGGGTCGCGGACCGGCCGATCAAGAAACTGCCGACCCTGCGCGGCCGCACGATCGTCAACCTCTTCTTCGAGGACTCGACGCGGACGCGGATCTCCTTCGAGGCCGCCGAGAAGCGCCTCTCCGCCGACGTCATCAACTTCACGGCCAAGGGGTCGAGCGTCTCCAAGGGCGAGTCCCTGAAGGACACCGCGCAGACCCTCGAAGCCATGGGCGTCGACGCCGTCGTCATCCGGCACGGCGCCTCGGGGGCCCCGTACCGCCTGGCGACCTCCGGCTGGATCGACGCCGCCGTCATCAACGCGGGCGACGGCACCCATCAGCACCCCACCCAGGCCCTGCTGGACGCCTTCACCATGCGCCGCCGCCTCGTCGGCCGGGACGCCGGACTGGGGCAGGACCTCTCCGGCAAGCGCATCACGCTCGTCGGCGACGTCCTGCACAGCCGCGTCGCCCGCTCCAACGTCGATCTGCTGCACACCCTCGGCGCCCAGGTCACCCTCGTCGCCCCGCCCACCCTGGTGCCGGTCGGCGTCCACGCCTGGCCCTGCGAGGTGTCGTACGACCTCGACAGCACCCTCGCCAAGTCCGACGCGGTGATGATGCTGCGCGTGCAGCGGGAGCGGATGAACGCGGCGTTCTTCCCCACCGAGCGCGAGTACTCCCGGCGCTACGGCCTCGACGGCGACCGCATGGCGCGGATGCCCGAGCACGCCATCGTGATGCACCCGGGCCCGATGGTCCGCGGCATGGAGATCACCGCCGAGGTCGCGGACTCCGACCGCTGCACCGTCGTCGAGCAGGTCGCCAACGGCGTCTCCATCCGGATGGCCGTGCTGTACCTGCTGCTCGGCGGCAACGAGCCCGCCGTCACCCACACCCGCACCACCGAGGAGAAGTAA
- the pyrR gene encoding bifunctional pyr operon transcriptional regulator/uracil phosphoribosyltransferase PyrR, with amino-acid sequence MDTQETPHGDPHGDAQASDDRPVLEGPDIARVLTRIAHEIVERAKGADDVVLLGIPTRGVFLAQRLAAKLEEITDRKIPVGSLDITMYRDDLRMHPPRALARTEIPGDGIDGRLVVLVDDVLFSGRTIRAALDALNDIGRPRAVQLAVLVDRGHRELPIRADYVGKNLPTSLRETVKVQLAEEDGRDTVLLGAKRTAQQ; translated from the coding sequence ATGGACACGCAAGAAACTCCGCATGGAGACCCGCACGGGGATGCGCAGGCGTCCGATGACAGGCCCGTTCTCGAAGGCCCCGACATCGCGCGCGTACTGACCCGCATCGCCCACGAGATCGTCGAACGCGCCAAGGGCGCCGACGACGTGGTGCTCCTCGGCATTCCGACCCGGGGTGTCTTCCTCGCCCAGCGGCTCGCCGCCAAGCTGGAGGAGATCACCGACCGCAAGATCCCGGTCGGTTCGCTCGACATCACCATGTACCGCGACGACCTGCGCATGCACCCGCCGCGCGCGCTGGCCCGCACCGAGATCCCCGGTGACGGCATCGACGGCCGCCTGGTCGTCCTCGTCGACGACGTGCTCTTCTCCGGCCGGACGATCCGCGCGGCGCTCGACGCGCTGAACGACATCGGCCGTCCGCGCGCCGTCCAGCTCGCGGTCCTCGTCGACCGCGGTCACCGCGAACTGCCCATCCGTGCCGACTACGTCGGCAAGAACCTCCCCACGTCGCTGCGGGAGACGGTCAAGGTCCAGCTCGCCGAGGAAGACGGTCGGGACACCGTCCTGCTCGGTGCGAAGCGGACCGCCCAGCAGTAG
- the carA gene encoding glutamine-hydrolyzing carbamoyl-phosphate synthase small subunit — protein sequence MTTSTQGNASQRKGALPAVLVLEDGRIFRGRAYGAVGVTFGEAVFSTGMTGYQETLTDPSYHRQVVVMTAPHVGNTGVNDEDPESRKIWVSGYVVRDPARVPSNWRSRRSLDDELRAQGVVGISGIDTRALTRHLRERGAMRVGIFSGDALPDEGVMLTEVREAPEMKGANLSAEVATKETYVVPAIGTRKFTVAAVDLGIKGMTPHRMAERGIEVHVLPATATAEDVFAVNPDGVFFSNGPGDPATADHPVSVMRAVLERGTPLFGICFGNQILGRALGFGTYKLKYGHRGINQPVQDRTTGKVEVTAHNHGFAVDAPLDQVSETPFGRAEVSHVCLNDNVVEGLQLLDRPAFSVQYHPEAAAGPHDAAYLFDRFVSLMEGQRA from the coding sequence ATGACGACCTCCACTCAGGGGAACGCCTCGCAGAGGAAAGGGGCGCTTCCCGCCGTACTCGTCCTGGAGGACGGCCGGATCTTCCGCGGCCGTGCCTACGGGGCCGTGGGGGTGACCTTCGGCGAGGCCGTGTTCTCCACCGGGATGACCGGCTACCAGGAGACCCTCACCGACCCGTCGTACCACCGCCAGGTGGTCGTCATGACCGCCCCGCACGTCGGCAACACCGGCGTCAACGACGAGGACCCCGAGTCCAGGAAGATCTGGGTCTCCGGATACGTCGTCCGCGACCCCGCGCGCGTGCCCTCCAACTGGCGCTCCCGGCGCTCCCTGGACGACGAACTGCGTGCCCAGGGCGTCGTCGGGATCTCCGGCATCGACACCCGCGCCCTCACCCGCCACCTCCGTGAGCGCGGCGCCATGCGCGTCGGCATCTTCTCCGGCGACGCGCTGCCCGACGAGGGCGTCATGCTCACCGAGGTCCGCGAGGCCCCGGAGATGAAGGGCGCGAACCTCTCCGCGGAGGTCGCCACGAAGGAGACGTACGTCGTCCCGGCGATCGGCACCAGGAAGTTCACCGTCGCCGCCGTCGACCTCGGCATCAAGGGCATGACCCCGCACCGCATGGCCGAGCGCGGCATCGAGGTGCACGTGCTCCCGGCCACGGCGACCGCAGAGGACGTGTTCGCCGTGAACCCCGACGGCGTGTTCTTCTCCAACGGCCCCGGTGACCCGGCCACCGCCGACCACCCGGTCTCCGTCATGCGGGCGGTCCTGGAGCGCGGCACCCCGCTCTTCGGCATCTGCTTCGGCAACCAGATCCTCGGGCGCGCGCTCGGCTTCGGCACCTACAAGCTGAAGTACGGCCACCGAGGCATCAACCAGCCCGTGCAGGACCGTACGACCGGCAAGGTCGAGGTCACCGCGCACAACCACGGTTTCGCCGTCGACGCCCCGCTCGACCAGGTCTCCGAGACCCCCTTCGGTCGCGCCGAGGTCTCCCACGTGTGCCTCAACGACAACGTGGTGGAGGGGCTCCAGCTCCTCGACCGCCCCGCCTTCAGCGTCCAGTACCACCCCGAAGCGGCAGCGGGCCCGCACGACGCCGCCTACCTGTTCGACCGCTTCGTATCCCTGATGGAGGGCCAGCGTGCCTAA
- the nusB gene encoding transcription antitermination factor NusB has product MAARNTARKRAFQILFEGDQRGADVLTVLADWIRHAHSDTRQPPVSEYTMQLVEGYSEYARRIDELIAQYSVGWTLDRMPVVDRNILRLGAYELIWVDATPDAVVLDEMVQLAKEFSTDDSPSFVNGLLGRLKELKPSLRREAQ; this is encoded by the coding sequence GTGGCTGCCCGTAACACGGCCCGCAAGCGTGCCTTCCAGATCCTCTTCGAGGGCGACCAGCGCGGGGCCGACGTCCTGACCGTCCTCGCGGACTGGATCCGGCACGCCCACAGCGACACCCGACAGCCTCCGGTCAGCGAGTACACCATGCAGCTGGTCGAGGGGTACTCGGAGTACGCCAGGCGGATCGACGAATTGATCGCGCAGTACTCGGTGGGGTGGACCCTCGACCGCATGCCGGTCGTGGACCGCAACATCCTGCGGCTCGGAGCGTACGAGCTGATCTGGGTCGACGCGACTCCGGACGCGGTGGTCCTGGACGAGATGGTGCAGTTGGCGAAGGAGTTCTCCACGGACGACTCGCCGTCCTTCGTGAACGGTCTGCTGGGCCGGCTGAAGGAGCTCAAGCCCTCGCTCCGCCGGGAAGCCCAGTAG
- a CDS encoding dihydroorotase, with product MSQILIRGAKVLGGEPQDVLIDGETIAEVGTGLSAEGAEVVEAEGKVLLPGLVDLHTHLREPGREDSETVLTGTRAAASGGYTAVFAMANTFPVADTAGVVEQVYRLGQEHGYCDVQPIGAVTVGLEGRKLAELGAMHESAAGVTVFSDDGKCVDDAVIMRRALEYVKAFGGVVAQHAQEPRLTEGAQMNEGVVSAELGLGGWPAVAEESIIARDVLLAEHVGSRVHICHLSTAGSVEIVRWAKSRGIDVTAEVTPHHLLLTDELVRSYNPVYKVNPPLRTERDVLALREALADGTIDIVATDHAPHPHEDKDCEWAAAAMGMVGLETALSVVQETMVATGLLDWAGVADRMSVKPAKIGRAAGHGRPVSAGEPANLTLVDTAYRGSVDPAGFASRSRNTPYEGRELPGRVTHTWLRGKATLVDGKLT from the coding sequence ATGAGCCAGATCCTGATCCGTGGTGCGAAGGTGCTGGGCGGCGAGCCGCAGGACGTGCTGATCGACGGCGAGACCATCGCCGAGGTGGGAACCGGTCTGTCCGCCGAGGGCGCCGAGGTCGTCGAGGCCGAGGGCAAGGTGCTCCTGCCGGGCCTGGTCGACCTGCACACCCATCTGCGCGAGCCCGGCCGCGAGGACTCCGAGACCGTGCTCACCGGCACGCGCGCGGCGGCCTCCGGCGGCTACACGGCCGTCTTCGCCATGGCCAACACCTTCCCCGTCGCCGACACCGCCGGCGTGGTCGAGCAGGTCTACCGGCTCGGCCAGGAGCACGGCTACTGCGACGTGCAGCCCATCGGCGCCGTCACGGTCGGCCTGGAGGGCAGGAAGCTCGCCGAGCTGGGCGCGATGCACGAGTCGGCCGCCGGGGTCACGGTCTTCTCGGACGACGGCAAGTGCGTCGACGACGCGGTGATCATGCGGCGGGCCCTGGAGTACGTGAAGGCCTTCGGCGGGGTCGTCGCCCAGCACGCGCAGGAGCCGCGCCTCACCGAGGGCGCCCAGATGAACGAGGGCGTCGTCTCCGCCGAGCTGGGCCTCGGCGGCTGGCCGGCGGTGGCCGAAGAATCGATCATCGCCCGGGACGTCCTGCTCGCCGAGCACGTCGGCTCCCGCGTCCACATCTGCCACCTGTCGACCGCCGGGTCCGTCGAGATCGTCCGCTGGGCCAAGTCCCGCGGGATCGACGTCACCGCCGAGGTCACCCCGCACCACCTGCTCCTCACCGACGAGCTGGTGCGCTCCTACAACCCGGTCTACAAGGTCAACCCGCCGCTGCGCACCGAGCGCGACGTGCTGGCGCTGCGCGAGGCCCTCGCCGACGGCACGATCGACATCGTCGCCACCGACCACGCCCCGCACCCCCACGAGGACAAGGACTGCGAGTGGGCCGCGGCGGCCATGGGCATGGTCGGCCTGGAGACCGCGCTGTCCGTGGTCCAGGAGACGATGGTCGCCACCGGTCTGCTCGACTGGGCGGGCGTCGCGGACCGTATGTCGGTCAAGCCCGCGAAGATCGGGCGGGCGGCCGGTCACGGACGTCCCGTCTCGGCAGGTGAGCCCGCCAACCTCACGCTCGTCGACACGGCATACCGTGGGTCGGTGGATCCCGCGGGCTTCGCCTCGCGCAGCCGCAACACTCCCTACGAGGGCCGCGAGCTGCCGGGCCGTGTCACGCACACGTGGCTGCGGGGCAAGGCCACGCTCGTCGACGGGAAGCTCACGTGA